The following are encoded together in the Mastacembelus armatus chromosome 6, fMasArm1.2, whole genome shotgun sequence genome:
- the gtf2h1 gene encoding general transcription factor IIH subunit 1 has translation MTSLSEEVLLVVKKVRQRKQDGTLYLMAERIAWGPEGKDRFTVSHLYADIRCQKISPDGKAKIQLQLVLHTGESTTFHFANESSALKDRDATKELLQQLLPKFKKKANKELEEKNRMLQEDPVLFQLYKDLVVSQVISAEEFWANRLGGINTTDSALYNNKQEVGISGAFLADIRPQTDGCNGLRYNLTADIIESIFRTYPAVKQKYSENVPHNLTEKEFWTRFFQSHYFHRDRINTGTQDIFSECAKQDEKGLKSMVVQGVKNPLVDLLSLEDKTLDEGYGCTTLPSTSNANRTVKESSNCAIIKRFNHHSAMVLAAGSRKGEAPTDQASETSSTDGNSRDSDFFQPPVKKVKLQEAIEYEDLQRENRPKTVALNLKKSDRYAHGPVPLQSQQYTTSQDIINAVNCIRHEMTNYKPNLTQVLSSTAASSAIAALSPGGILMQPGAQQAINQMVPTDIQGELKHLYVAAGELLRHFWSCFPVNTPFLEEKVMKMKSNLERFQVTKLCPFQEKIQRQYLSTNLTGHLEEMLQTAYNKFHVWQTRRMMRKT, from the exons ATGACATCACTGTCAGAGGAGGTGCTGCTGGTGGTGAAGAAGGTTCGCCAGAGAAAGCAGGATGGCACACTTTATCTGATGGCTGAACGAATAGCCTGGGGTCCAGAGGGCAAAGACCGCTTCACCGTCAGCCACTTATATGCAGATATTCGCT GTCAGAAGATCAGCCCGGATGGGAAAGCCAAAATTCAGCTCCAGCTGGTTCTGCACACTGGTGAGAGTACCACATTCCACTTTGCCAATGAGAGCAGTGCACTCAAAGACCGGGATGCTACTAAGgaactgctgcagcagcttctgcCCAAGTTCAAAAAGAAAGCCAACAAGGaactggaggagaaaaacag GATGCTTCAAGAAGATCCGGTGCTTTTTCAGTTATATAAAGATCTTGTAGTGAGCCAGGTGATCAGTGCTGAGGAATTTTGGGCCAACAGGTTAGGAGGCATAAATACCACAGACTCCGCACTatacaacaacaaacaggaaGTTGGTATATCTGGAGCCTTTCTG GCAGACATTAGACCTCAGACAGATGGTTGCAATGGCTTGAGATATAATCTGACTGCTGACATTATTGAGTCTATCTTCAGAACATACCCCGCAG TGAAGCAGAAGTATAGTGAAAATGTGCCTCATAACCTGACGGAGAAGGAGTTCTGGACACGCTTTTTCCAGTCCCATTATTTTCACAGAGACCGCATCAACACAGGAACACAGGATATCTTCTCAGAATGTGCCAAGCAGGATGAAAAGG GGCTAAAGTCTATGGTGGTTCAAGGCGTGAAGAATCCTTTGGTTGACCTCCTGTCATTAGAGGATAAAACATTAGATGAG GGTTATGGCTGTACAACTTTACCATCAACTTCAAATGCAAACAGGACGGTGAAAGAGAGCAGCAACTGTGCCATTATAAAACGGTTCAACCATCACAGTGCCATGGTGCTGGCAGCAGGCTCACGCAAGGG GGAAGCACCAACTGACCAAGCTAGTGAGACAAGCAGCACAGATGGAAACTCAAGAGATTCTGACTTCTTTCAGCCTCCTGTAAAGAAG GTCAAATTACAAGAAGCCATAGAATATGAGGATCTGCAAAGGgaaaacagaccaaaaacagTTGCGTTAAACCTCAAGAAGTCTGACAG GTATGCTCATGGGCCTGTGCCACTGCAGTCCCAACAGTATACTACGAGCCAGGACATCATCAACGCGGTCAACTGCATCCGACACGAGATGACCAATTACAAACCCAACCTCACTCAG GTGTTATCCAGCACAGCAGCCAGTTCTGCCATTGCAGCACTTTCTCCAGGTGGCATCCTCATGCAGCCAGGAGCACAGCAAGCCATAAATC AGATGGTACCCACTGACATTCAGGGAGAGTTGAAGCATCTTTATGTAGCTGCTGGAGAGCTATTGAGACACTTCTGGTCCTGTTTTCCTGTTAACACACCATTTCTGGAGGAAAAG GTGATGAAAATGAAGTCAAACCTTGAGAGATTTCAGGTGACCAAGCTTTGTCCTTTTCAGGAGAAGATTCAGCGTCAGTACCTAAGTACAAAT CTCACAGGGCACTTGGAGGAGATGTTGCAGACAGCCTATAATAAATTCCACGTTTGGCAAACCCGTCGAATGATGAGGAAAACCTGA